The following coding sequences lie in one Vigna radiata var. radiata cultivar VC1973A unplaced genomic scaffold, Vradiata_ver6 scaffold_73, whole genome shotgun sequence genomic window:
- the LOC106779875 gene encoding uncharacterized protein LOC106779875, with the protein MGLVVRELQCDLVVSTLAAGLVRTSTVCSGCPIEVDGHKFRVNLISLPLQGLEVILGIDWLIANCILLDYGEKKLIFPSEDEDMSLSIGVLRQDIMEDLRVVNDFLDVFLEEVLGLPPSTVIEFSIDLVSGAGSVSIALYRMAPAELAELKK; encoded by the exons ATCTAGTGGTGTCTACACTAGCAGCTGGGTTGGTTAGGACATCTACGGTGTGTTCTGGATGTCCTATTGAGGTTGATGGGCACAAGTTCAGAGTGAACCTTATTAGCTTACCTCTACAAGGGCTAGAGGTAATATTGGGAATAGATTGGTTAATTGCCAATTGCATTCTTTTGGACTATGGTGAAAAGAAGCTGATATTTCCTAGTGAAGACGAAGACATGTCCTTGTCGATTGGCGTGTTGAGACAGGATATAATGGAAG ATCTTCGGGTTGTGAACGATTTCTTGGACGTATTCCTTGAAGAAGTTCTTGGTTTACCTCCTTCAACAGTGATAGAGTTCTCTATAGACCTAGTGTCAGGAGCAGGGTCAGTGTCTATAGCCCTGTATCGGATGGCTCCAGCTGAGTTGGCCGAGTTAAAGAAGTAG
- the LOC106779876 gene encoding uncharacterized protein LOC106779876 encodes MPFGVTNAPAIFMNYMIKNFRPFLDKFVMVFIDDILIYSKTREVHEDHLRTVLGVLRERKLYSKLSKCEFWMEEVNFLRHEISAGRISVDPSKVQAVLQWERPKTVTEVRSFVGLVGYNRRFIKNFARIVAPLTQLTRKDRPFAWTNKCEASFQELKQKSTSATVLLSEMIIISFFVEIYFSK; translated from the coding sequence ATGCCTTTTGGTGTGACTAATGCTCCAGCCATTTTCATGAACTACATGATCAAAAATTTTAGACCGTTCTTAGATAAATTTGTTATGGTCTTCATAGACGACATACTGATTTATTCTAAGACTCGAGAAGTGCATGAAGATCACCTTAGAACAGTACTTGGAGTGTTGAGGGAGAGAAAGTTGTATTCAAAGCTGTCTAAGTGTGAGTTCTGGATGGAAGAGGTTAATTTCCTAAGGCACGAGATTTCAGCTGGTCGAATTTCTGTTGATCCATCTAAGGTGCAAGCAGTACTTCAGTGGGAGAGACCTAAGACGGTTACTGAAGTCAGAAGTTTTGTGGGTTTGGTGGGATACAATCGTCGCTTTATTAAGAACTTTGCACGGATTGTAGCACCATTGACACAATTGACTAGGAAGGATCGACCTTTTGCTTGGACTAATAAGTGTGAAGCTAGCTTTCAAGAGCTAAAGCAGAAGTCGACCAGTGCAACGGTATTACTGAGTGAGATGATCATAATCTCATTTTTTGTTGAGATTTATTTTAGTAAGTGA
- the LOC106779877 gene encoding uncharacterized protein LOC106779877 → MTDYKWEVGIVFADKAHFIEAIRTYAVHTGRALKFVKNDKRRVRVRCMGGQEIDRSLQDNPNLKVQDIRXKALRKWNTKISXSKAXRAKLMATXQLIGDFKEQYRRIHDYGHELLRSNPGSTVKVEVDTVNGDAVFKRFYVCLKGCKESFVSCRRIICLDGCFLKGQYKGELLTAIGRDPNDQMLPLAYAIVEVENKETWSWFLQLLIADLGGNEGLVHAIEELLPKADQRFCMRHLYANFRKQFLGQTLRTLMWKAATSTYWSRPRFSYEAVCDSLDNNICEAFNSVIVLARGKPIITMLKEIRL, encoded by the exons ATGACAGATTATAAGTGGGAAGTTGGGATAGTATTTGCTGATAAGGCTCACTTTATTGAGGCCATTAGAACTTATGCAGTGCATACTGGGAGGGCTTTGAAGTTTGTTAAAAACGATAAGCGTAGGGTGAGAGTTAGATGCATGGGTGGACAAG AAATAGATAGGTCTTTACAAGACAATCCAAACTTGAAGGTGCAAGATATACGANAAAAAGCTTTACGTAAATGGAATACTAAGATTTCNNTNTCNAAAGCCCNAAGGGCAAAGTTGATGGCAACAAGNCAACTTATTGGAGATTTCAAAGAACAATATAGAAGAATACATGATTATGGACATGAACTTTTGAGGTCTAATCCTGGGTCAACAGTTAAGGTGGAGGTTGATACTGTTAATGGTGATGCAGTGTTTAAAAGATTCTATGTTTGCTTGAAAGGTTGCAAGGAAAGTTTTGTGAGTTGTAGGCGAATTATATGTTTAGATGGATGCTTTTTAAAAGGCCAATATAAGGGAGAGTTGCTCACTGCAATTGGAAGGGACCCAAATGACCAAATGCTTCCCCTTGCATATGCCATTGTTGAGGTAGAGAACAAAGAGACATGGAGTTGGTTTCTGCAGTTATTGATAGCAGATCTTGGAGGAAATGAA GGGTTGGTCCACGCTATAGAGGAACTTTTGCCTAAGGCAGACCAAAGATTCTGCATGAGGCACCTATACGCAAACTTTAGAAAACAGTTCCTTGGTCAGACTTTGAGGACGCTGATGTGGAAGGCTGCCACAAGCAC GTACTGGTCAAGGCCTCGTTTCTCATATGAAGCTGTATGTGATTCCCTTGATAACAATATATGTGAAGCCTTCAACAGTGTTATTGTGCTTGCCAGAGGCAAGCCAATAATCACAATGCTAAAGGAGATAAGGCTTTAG
- the LOC106779878 gene encoding uncharacterized protein LOC106779878: protein MATPYVTLASLQDTTHYYYIHPKENPSLVLVSSLLEGHNYHGWARSMSMALQMKNKIGFVDGSIPCPTDKDPMVHTWKRCNNLVLSWINHSVSHEIATSIIWVDSAAAAWKDLKDRFSQGDYVRISQLHQDLYSMHQSDLSVTAYYTKMKILWDELCNFRPIPECQASCCIVSQTMKEYRENDCVLCFLRGLNDNYSVVRSQILLMDPLPSLPKIFSMIIQHERQLQSGTLSQPPVMGAQVYQSKPSFSTFNGRGKPSPANDYGWGKSRYQGSEARFSGGRFGAPRQCTHCGRTNHTIDTCFLIHGLPPDLKSKKVHNVTIDSSTTVPYNNSQAQSQTSTLGLSQEQIHSLLALLPQSNPTAPHFTNLVSSHNVSTSSQAQGNIYSQWILDTGASDHISNSLSHFISYHRISPITVSLPNNNSSFAHFSGTVSLSFHNM, encoded by the coding sequence atGGCTACTCCCTATGTTACTCTCGCATCATTGCAAGATACAACACACTACTATTACATTCACCCTAAGGAGAATCCTTCATTGGTTCTTGTTTCTTCGCTTCTTGAAGGTCACAATTATCATGGATGGGCTCGCTCGATGTCTATGGCactacaaatgaaaaataagattgGCTTTGTTGATGGTTCCATTCCTTGTCCAACTGATAAAGATCCCATGGTTCACACATGGAAGCGTTGCAATAATCTGGTTTTATCTTGGATCAATCATTCTGTTTCTCATGAGATTGCTACAAGTATTATCTGGGTTGATTCTGCCGCTGCGGCATGGAAGGATCTCAAAGATCGGTTCTCCCAAGGTGATTATGTTCGAATTTCCCAATTGCACCAAGATCTTTATTCCATGCATCAATCTGATCTCAGTGTTACTGCATATTACACTAAAATGAAGATTCTCTGGGATGAACTTTGCAATTTTCGCCCAATTCCTGAATGTCAAGCTTCTTGTTGTATTGTTTCTCAGACAATGAAGGAATATCGTGAAAATGATTGTGTTCTTTGCTTTCTTAGAGGCTTGAATGATAATTATTCTGTTGTCCGCTCTCAGATCCTTCTCATGGACCCCTTGCCTTCTTTACCCAAAATTTTTTCAATGATAATTCAACACGAGCGACAATTACAATCAGGAACTCTTTCTCAGCCTCCAGTCATGGGGGCACAAGTTTATCAATCTAAACCTTCTTTTTCTACCTTCAATGGCAGAGGTAAACCCTCTCCTGCCAATGATTATGGCTGGGGAAAATCTCGTTATCAAGGTTCTGAGGCTCGTTTCTCAGGGGGAAGGTTTGGTGCACCTCGACAATGCACTCACTGTGGTAGGACAAACCACACCATTGATACATGTTTTTTGATACATGGATTACCACCTGATTTGAAATCAAAAAAGGTCCACAATGTTACCATAGATTCTTCTACAACAGTTCCTTATAATAATTCTCAGGCACAATCACAAACCTCAACTTTGGGACTTTCTCAAGAGCAAATTCACAGTCTATTGGCACTTCTCCCTCAATCTAATCCCACAGCTCCACATTTTACCAATCTAGTGAGCTCTCATaatgtttccacttcttctcagGCCCAAGGTAATATCTACTCCCAATGGATTCTAGACACAGGTGCCAGTGATCATATATCCAAttctttgtctcattttatttcttatcatagAATCTCACCAATTACAGTATCATTACCCAACAATAATTCTtcatttgctcatttttctGGCACAGTTTCACTTAGCttccacaacatgtga
- the LOC106779923 gene encoding carbonic anhydrase 2-like, whose translation MAGQTYQEAIAALTKLISEKTDLGALAAAKIKQLTTELKSDALKPFNPDERIRSGFDHFKNEKFQKHPELYGELAKGQSPKFLVFACSDSRVCPSHILDFQPGEAFVVRNIANMVPPYDKTKYSGTGAAIEYAVLHLKVENIVVIGHSCCGGIKGLMSIPDDGTTASEFIENWVQICTPAKSKVKTEAGTLEFSEQCTNCEKEAVNVSVGNLLTYPFVRDGVVNKTLALKGAHYNFVKGTFELWDLDFKISNSVSV comes from the exons ATGGCCGGACAGACATACCAGGAAGCCATTGCAGCGTTGACCAAGCTTATAAG TGAGAAAACCGACTTGGGTGCCCTTGCCGCTGCAAAAATAAAGCAGTTGACGACGGAGCTGAAGAGCGATGCCTTAAAACCATTTAACCCGGACGAGAGGATCCGGTCCGGATTCGACCACTTCAAGAACGAAAAATTCCA gAAGCATCCAGAATTATATGGTGAACTTGCCAAAGGCCAGAGTCCTAAG TTTCTGGTGTTTGCTTGCTCAGATTCAAGAGTTTGCCCTTCCCATATTCTGGATTTCCAACCGGGTGAAGCTTTTGTTGTCCGAAATATAGCCAACATGGTTCCTCCCTATGACAAG ACCAAGTATTCAGGAACAGGGGCGGCCATTGAATATGCAGTGCTGCATTTAAAG GTGGAGAATATTGTGGTCATTGGACACAGCTGCTGTGGAGGTATAAAGGGCCTCATGTCCATCCCAGATGATGGGACCACTGCAAG TGAATTCATAGAGAATTGGGTCCAAATTTGCACCCCGGCAAAGTCCAAGGTTAAAACTGAAGCAGGCACACTAGAATTCTCGGAGCAGTGTACCAACTGTGAGAAG GAAGCTGTAAATGTATCAGTTGGGAACCTTTTGACTTATCCATTTGTGAGAGATGGTGTTGTGAATAAAACGCTTGCTTTGAAAGGTGCACATTACAATTTCGTTAAGGGTACCTTTGAGCTGTGGGATCTGGACTTCAAAATCTCTAACTCTGTGTCTGTTTAA